In Musa acuminata AAA Group cultivar baxijiao chromosome BXJ2-3, Cavendish_Baxijiao_AAA, whole genome shotgun sequence, the following proteins share a genomic window:
- the LOC135607138 gene encoding early nodulin-93-like has product MAPATRASLDQKLAMAKRCSHEGVVAGAKAAVVAGFAAAVPTLASVRMLPWARYNLNPTAQALIVSTAAGMAYFIVADKTVLAAARKNSFKDAYPGNISA; this is encoded by the exons ATGGCTCCGGCAACTCGCGCTTCCCTGGACCAGAAGCTGGCCATGGCCAAGCGCTGCTCCCACG AGGGAGTCGTCGCAGGAGCGAAGGCCGCCGTCGTTGCAGGTTTTGCAGCTGCTGTTCCCACT TTGGCCAGCGTTCGGATGCTGCCATGGGCGAGGTACAACCTCAACCCCACAGCTCAAGCTCTCATCGTCTCCACAG CTGCCGGAATGGCATACTTCATTGTTGCAGACAAGACTGTGCTGGCAGCCGCCAGGAAGAACTCCTTCAAGGATGCTTACCCAGGCAACATCAGTGCCTAA